TcggtgttgctgctgctgctgctgctccgcggttCGACCTTCACTCGTCGGTGGTCTGGATAGAATGAAGAGGCTTCTGCGCTGGGATTTTTCTTTTATACTTTCGCGCGAGCCAGATTTTGCGCTGGAGGGTGGAGTCTCGATTGACGTAGGCGGTTCATACGTCCCCATTTCGGGCGCATAAGTATTAGTGCTTTGCAGAGACTCGGTTTCAATCTGCGAGCATCCATTAGGTGAGAAGGGATTACACGGTGCTCGGCCCGGATAACCAAGGATGAAAGGCAGATTTCGAGGAAGAGATTTTGTCTCGCCACTCGTCGTTTTGCTTGGGCGATGTGCTAGTCGCACGCGAAAGGCAAATTTGTAATCAATTGACCCTTTTTAGGGCCACCAAATATCTGACGAAAGGCTTTTTGTCGTCAAATGTCAACAATTTTCTGCCTGCTGGAAAGAATTTTCAAGAGCTTTGATTGTgtgcaaaattgagccaaggcaaaaaatggtcaaatattttataattttgttcttTCTTAGTTCACATTCTTCAGGCGACCAAAATTTGtcatgatttgttttaaaaattagattaaatgCGGAAGATGAGACAGCGTGTGTAGGCTTGTATATtttactgtgtgtgtgtgtgtgtgtgtgtgtgtgtgtgtgtgtgtgtgtgtgtgtgtgtgtgtgtgtgaatacgTCAAAGTAAATGACaagcagcaaaatcaaatttaaaatataggaaTTAAAAACATTTACTTATTTTTAGCCAGTTTTGCTTTTAGCAAGTGCACACAAAACAGTTTTAGATTTgaagaataactctttcgtgattgttttgttggccctgaaaagggccgtttaaTTTCATAAGCGGTATGCCGGCGGATTTACAATGCAATCCGGGACAGTTCCGGCTGATTTCCAGCGTGGTTCTGACTGTCTGCATGGCCTGCTGCATCTAGTGCGCCCGCACTTTTCGTGAGATTACTTGATGGTGTTTCTCCTTCCACAGCTTTTACTTTTTATTCCTCCGCCGCACCGAAGCACGCTCCTTGTTGGCCCGAACGAGAGTGAAGAAAAGAACACTTGAAGCTGCTCTTCTTCTCTCCTCTGCTGGTGTTGCTCTTCTTCTCTAATGCTCTcctctgctggtgctgctgctgctgctgctccgcggttCGACCTTCACTCGTCGGTGGTCTGGATAGAATGAAGAGGCTTCTGCGTTGGGATTTTTCTTTTATACTTTCACGCGAGCCAGATTTTGCGCTGGAGGGTGGAGTCTCCATTGACGTAGGAGGTTCATGCGTTCCCAATTCTGGCGCATAAATATGATTGCTTTGCAAGCCATTCTCAACTCATTCGAACGGAACGAAGCAGCAAACAACGAGCAGCGAGCAAAGCCAGCAGAATGGACGATGTACATGCACCATTATTTGGGCTGCCTCCCATTGACCCTCGGACGGAAATGTTAATTTCCCCCAGAATTCCATTCGTTTTCATCCGACCGCACAACTGCGGTGATCGGATTAAATGTGCTGGAGATTAATATTTCCGTTTCCTTCAATTATATAAAatcaaacggcccttttcagggccataaaaatattcacgaaagagttattcttgTCAATTCTAAATTAAGGTTATCATTATTTATTATGCGTAAATTTCACTGAGCCTAATCATTATatttacaacattttaaaaaccacTGCAACCACTTGCAGTcgtctctggctgtcgatcttctcgatatcaataattctccatctatcgatgaattcttcagtcccttcaatctgcatacttcaattatcttcattcctcgatattttcccttgctttaaggatctcttcctcgacggtcccttggattctgtttgcattaaaaatctcttccggttgtcaataatttcactttctcatggcttgcatagacatttttcttggcgaaacgaagctttgaagggtatttgacattagtttgtttttgtttgacggacGTTGCCATgtttctctcccatagctgggtcgttctgtaaactgatgattctcttcctcgacggtcccttggatattgacaaccagagtgTCGACTGTACTTTCACTTCTGCTCTGCAGAGCGCTTAAATTATGAAGCATTATGACGCCTAGCGCCGCAGGTTTGAAATCGGGCTGCTTGAATTTTTGACCGTCGCAGATTTGAGGTCCCCTGGTGGTGACCGCTGCTTCTGCAAACGCTCATTCGACGGTGGACGATATCTTTAAGAAAGAATTTTGAGGGCTATTTAGGTACTTGAATGTCCCGTCCGTGGAGGGGAAGCTCAGTTGTTAAATTCCATTTAGCGTGTACCAACGAAcaggtgtgtgtttgtgtgtgcacgCGCATTCTGAACGCTAATTGATTGCTCTTTTGTGGAAAGGACTATCCGAAGTCCCAAAACTGGCTACATCTGCTGCCGAGGCAGCCCGACGTCCATTTTAAGCGCGCTTTGGTCGATTTAGTGGTCTCGGGGTTGATTAAACTTTGCTAAGTCCGAGACGATTTTAGGTACTTGAATCGAACGTCCGCGGAAGGGAAACTCGACGCGTAGAACCCAATCAGCGTGTACCATCAAACGgggagtgtgtatgtgtgtgaggaCGACAGCAAAGTGCCATTTTAAGCAGATCTGGCTGTTTTAACTTCACCGGGAAGCTCAACGCGGCGCACGAAATATAGCATCACATTTGGAGGCCGCGACGTGTGCATACGAACACACACTCCGTCGCGGCCCAAGCCCACCAAATCGAAGTCGTGGCCACgtcaatttttttacttttttacttgacCACCCGGCAGATGGCCCCTTCCTTAACCTCCCTCCCTTCCCACAGTACTTGAAATTGAAGAATTACTCTTTCGTGATTGTTttgttggccctgaaaagggccgtttgatTTCATAAGCGGTATGCCGGCGGATTTACAATGCAATCCGCGACTGATCCGGGACAGTTCCGGCTGATTTCCAGCGTGGTTCTGACTGCCTGCATGGCCTGATGGTCTTTCTCCTTCCGCAGCTTTTACTTTTTATTCCTCCGCCGCACCGAAGCACGCTCCTTGTTGGCCCGAACGAGAGTGAAGAAAAGAACACTTGAAGCTGCTTCTTCTCTCCTCTGCTGGTGTTGCTCTTCTTCTCTACTGCTCTcctctgctggtgctgctgctgctgttgctccgCGGTTCGACCTTCACTCGTCGGTGGTCTGGATAGAATGAAGAGGCTTCTGCGTTGGGATTTTTCTTTTATACTTTCGCGCGAGCCAGATTTTGCGCTGGAGGGTGGAGTCTCCATTGACGTAGGAGGTTCATACGTCCCCATTTCGGGCGCATAAGTATTAGTGCTTTGCCGAGACTCgagttgcattgttaatttgatttggttaaccgcggtggattttcttgaaataattcgacctgtcgaaaatccaccaaaggatctaccggtggatacttttctaccacagttttttgtgtgatgctttggtggatttatgacgaattatttaaagaaaatccaccgcggttcaccgcaatcaaattaacaatagtaCTTCGGTTTCAATCTACGAGCATTCAGTGGGAAGGAATGAAGCCCGTTTCAGACAAGACATCAGATTGCGCGGTGCTCTGCCCGGAGCAACAAGGAGGAAGGGATTTTTCTAGCTGGGTCGACGTTTGTCGTTTATCGCTTTCGACG
This is a stretch of genomic DNA from Culex pipiens pallens isolate TS chromosome 1, TS_CPP_V2, whole genome shotgun sequence. It encodes these proteins:
- the LOC120413216 gene encoding submandibular gland secretory Glx-rich protein CB-like codes for the protein MGTYEPPTSMETPPSSAKSGSRESIKEKSQRRSLFILSRPPTSEGRTAEQQQQQHQQRRAVEKKSNTSRGEKKQLQVFFSSLSFGPTRSVLRPPTSEGRTAEQQQQQHQQRRALEKKSNTSRGEKKSSFKCSFLHSRSGQQGACFGAAEE